The following proteins are co-located in the Echinicola sp. 20G genome:
- a CDS encoding DUF502 domain-containing protein — MKLILDFVNKTLKGGLFFLIPLVLAYMLLGKAIHLIQPLANKLAGVMDPAQENFLDFSYIVAVILLVIICFVFGLMASSVIGADFVRWIENHILVMFPAYRLMKNTFESAAGITKNDKLPVVLVPIDGLMLAFLIDDLPDGDKLVFVPGSPDPWSGNLIIFKKEQVKETGLTQPEALRILKQTGIGEKQIIAKGVYGKENI; from the coding sequence ATGAAATTAATATTGGATTTTGTCAACAAGACCTTAAAGGGAGGTCTTTTTTTCCTGATTCCTTTGGTACTTGCTTATATGTTGCTGGGGAAGGCTATCCATCTAATTCAGCCTTTGGCCAACAAACTGGCTGGAGTAATGGATCCTGCCCAAGAAAACTTTCTGGATTTCAGCTATATCGTGGCAGTGATTCTCTTGGTGATTATATGCTTTGTTTTTGGTTTGATGGCTTCATCGGTAATCGGTGCAGATTTTGTGAGATGGATTGAAAATCACATTTTGGTGATGTTTCCCGCCTACAGGTTGATGAAGAATACTTTTGAATCTGCTGCGGGGATTACCAAAAATGATAAACTCCCTGTAGTGCTGGTGCCCATTGATGGTTTGATGTTGGCCTTTCTAATCGATGACCTACCGGATGGTGATAAGTTAGTATTTGTACCGGGTTCACCAGACCCTTGGTCGGGAAACTTAATTATTTTTAAAAAGGAACAGGTTAAGGAAACCGGTCTTACTCAGCCAGAAGCTCTAAGGATATTGAAGCAGACAGGCATTGGAGAGAAACAAATTATTGCCAAAGGGGTTTATGGTAAAGAGAATATCTGA
- the ilvA gene encoding threonine ammonia-lyase IlvA → MNPVTFEGINTASQVLSDVTHFTPLQFNEQLSEDYGCNVYLKREDLQPVRSYKIRGAYNKIFSLTEEEKSRGVVCASAGNHAQGVAFACKKLGIKGTIFIPSTTPAQKINRMKLFGKEMVEVVVSGDTYDDAFKTASDYCSNKGAVFVHPFDDPKVIEGQGTVGKEILEAADFPVDFLFLPIGGGGLSAGVSTYFGQKSPDTKIIGTEPEGAPSMLTSIQNYKNTILEEIDGFVDGAAVKKVGDLTFAICQKNLDEMLLVPEGRICTTILNLYNNEGIVVEPAGAMTLAALSLYDREKIKGKNVVCVVSGGNNDIMRTAEIKERSLIYEGLKHYFMIQFPQRPGALKDFVSKILGPKDDIAYFQFTKKNNRENGPAVVGIELKNPNDLTEIFERLKENKFKYNYLNDNLDLLTLLM, encoded by the coding sequence ATGAATCCAGTGACTTTTGAGGGTATCAATACCGCAAGCCAAGTTTTAAGTGATGTCACCCACTTCACCCCTTTGCAATTCAATGAACAGCTAAGCGAAGACTATGGTTGTAATGTTTATCTTAAGCGAGAGGACCTTCAGCCTGTAAGATCATATAAAATAAGAGGTGCTTATAACAAGATTTTTTCATTGACTGAAGAAGAAAAATCAAGAGGTGTTGTATGCGCTAGTGCCGGAAATCACGCCCAAGGAGTTGCTTTTGCTTGTAAAAAGTTGGGGATCAAAGGAACAATCTTCATTCCTTCCACTACCCCCGCCCAAAAAATCAACCGAATGAAATTGTTTGGGAAAGAAATGGTCGAGGTTGTAGTAAGCGGAGATACCTATGACGATGCTTTCAAAACAGCTTCAGACTATTGTTCCAATAAAGGTGCCGTATTTGTTCACCCTTTTGATGATCCTAAAGTTATAGAAGGCCAGGGAACCGTGGGAAAGGAAATTTTGGAGGCAGCCGATTTTCCCGTGGATTTTCTGTTTCTTCCTATTGGAGGTGGTGGATTATCCGCTGGAGTTTCTACTTATTTTGGCCAAAAAAGTCCTGACACCAAGATAATAGGAACTGAACCAGAAGGCGCTCCCAGCATGTTGACTTCAATTCAAAATTACAAGAATACCATTCTGGAGGAAATAGATGGCTTTGTAGATGGTGCAGCGGTCAAAAAAGTGGGTGATCTTACTTTTGCTATTTGCCAAAAAAACTTGGACGAAATGCTTTTGGTGCCAGAAGGAAGAATTTGTACCACGATCCTAAACCTCTATAACAATGAGGGAATTGTGGTAGAGCCTGCTGGTGCGATGACTTTGGCAGCACTTTCTTTATATGATAGGGAAAAGATCAAAGGTAAAAATGTGGTTTGTGTTGTTAGTGGTGGAAACAACGACATCATGAGAACTGCTGAAATCAAAGAAAGATCATTGATATATGAAGGATTGAAGCATTACTTTATGATTCAGTTTCCTCAGCGACCAGGAGCCCTTAAAGACTTTGTTTCCAAAATTTTGGGGCCAAAGGATGATATCGCCTATTTTCAGTTTACCAAAAAGAACAACAGGGAAAATGGTCCGGCAGTGGTTGGAATAGAACTAAAAAACCCTAATGACCTTACTGAAATATTTGAGAGGTTAAAAGAAAATAAGTTCAAATACAATTACTTGAATGACAATTTGGATTTGTTGACCTTATTGATGTAA
- a CDS encoding acetyl-CoA carboxylase carboxyltransferase subunit alpha → MVLEFEKPIADLELKLQEMKGLAEGKKLDLSADIQSLEEKIQTLKKETFQNLTRWQRVQLSRHADRPYALDYIYEITNDFIELHGDRNVKDDKAMIGGLGDIDGRTVMFIGQQKGRNTKQRQERNFGMANPEGYRKALRLMKMAEKFGKPIVTLIDTPGAFPGLEAEERGQGEAIARNIKEMFMLKVPVICIIIGEGASGGALGIAIGDRVMMLENSWYSVISPENCSTILWRSWDYKEQAAESLKLTATDMQSNKLVDGIIPEPLGGAHKDMKGMADTLKKSILAALKELDKIKPEKRIEERINKFSQMGVVNE, encoded by the coding sequence ATGGTCTTAGAATTTGAAAAGCCGATTGCTGATTTAGAGCTTAAACTTCAGGAAATGAAAGGATTGGCTGAAGGTAAGAAACTTGATTTGTCTGCCGATATTCAGTCTTTGGAAGAAAAAATACAAACTTTGAAAAAGGAAACATTCCAAAATTTAACCAGATGGCAGAGGGTTCAACTCTCAAGACATGCTGATCGACCATATGCCTTGGATTACATTTATGAAATCACCAATGATTTTATAGAGCTTCATGGGGATAGAAATGTAAAGGATGATAAAGCCATGATTGGTGGCTTAGGAGATATAGATGGTAGAACGGTGATGTTCATAGGCCAGCAAAAAGGACGTAATACCAAACAGCGTCAAGAGCGTAATTTTGGTATGGCCAATCCGGAAGGTTACCGTAAGGCGCTTCGTTTGATGAAAATGGCCGAAAAGTTTGGCAAACCTATCGTGACTTTGATTGATACTCCGGGTGCTTTTCCTGGTTTAGAGGCTGAAGAAAGAGGCCAAGGAGAGGCTATTGCTAGAAATATCAAGGAGATGTTTATGCTGAAAGTGCCTGTAATCTGTATCATCATTGGTGAGGGAGCATCAGGTGGTGCACTTGGAATTGCCATTGGAGATAGGGTGATGATGCTTGAAAACTCATGGTATTCTGTGATTTCTCCTGAAAACTGTTCCACTATTTTGTGGAGAAGTTGGGACTACAAGGAGCAGGCTGCAGAGTCTTTGAAGTTGACGGCTACTGATATGCAGAGCAATAAATTGGTTGATGGTATCATTCCGGAGCCTCTTGGTGGAGCACATAAAGACATGAAGGGAATGGCTGATACTTTAAAGAAAAGTATTTTGGCAGCCCTCAAAGAATTGGATAAAATAAAACCTGAGAAGAGAATTGAAGAAAGAATCAATAAGTTTTCTCAAATGGGGGTAGTAAATGAGTAA